A single window of Buteo buteo chromosome 15, bButBut1.hap1.1, whole genome shotgun sequence DNA harbors:
- the GPR63 gene encoding putative G-protein coupled receptor 63 — MVFSAMLTLAHSGTSNATFIVYENAYTNFTTPQFLLHSGTTQPLRYSSGAVLTTERSTFLVNATAILPSQEVFRSLSLPLQIILSAAMIFILLVSFLGNFVVCLMVYQKAAMRSAINILLASLAFADMLLAVLNMPFALITIITTQWIFGDIFCRVSAMFFWVFVIEGVAILLIISIDRFLIIVQRQDKLNPYRAKILIVISWAASFVVAFPLSVGNPNLQIPSRAPQCVFGYSTSPGYRAYVIVVLLISFFIPFLVMLYSFMGILNTVRHNAVRIHSHPDSICLSQASKLGLMSLQRPFQMNIDMSFKTRAFTTILILFLVFIVCWAPFTTYSLIATFNSHFYYKHNFFEISTWLLWLCYLKSALNPLIYYWRIKKFHDACLDLMPKYFKFLPQLPGHTRRRIRPSAIYVCGEHRSVV; from the coding sequence ATGGTTTTCTCAGCAATGTTGACGCTGGCCCACTCTGGGACCTCAAATGCTACTTTTATTGTTTATGAAAATGCCTATACGAATTTTACCACTCCCCAGTTCTTGCTTCATAGTGGCACAACCCAGCCATTGAGATATAGTTCAGGTGCCGTGCTCACCACTGAGAGAAGTACTTTTCTGGTAAACGCTACAGCTATCCTGCCATCGCAAGAAGTTTTCAGGAGCCTGAGTTTGCCACTCCAGATCATTCTTTCTGCTGCTATGATATTTATCCTGTTGGTTTCTTTCCTTGGAAACTTTGTTGTCTGCCTTATGGTCTACCAGAAGGCAGCTATGCGATCTGCAATTAACATCCTCTTAGCAAGCCTGGCTTTTGCAGACatgctgctggcagtgctgaACATGCCTTTTGCTCTGATAACAATCATTACCACTCAGTGGATTTTTGGGGATATATTCTGCAGAGTCTCTGCCATGTTCTTCTGGGTTTTTGTCATAGAGGGGGTAGCCATTCTTCTTATTATTAGTATTGACCGATTTCTTATCATAGTTCAGAGGCAAGATAAACTGAACCCTTACCGTGCAAAGATTCTCATTGTGATTTCCTGGGCGGCATcctttgttgttgcttttccaTTATCAGTAGGGAATCCTAATCTGCAGATACCCTCAAGAGCACCTCAGTGTGTTTTTGGCTACTCTACAAGCCCAGGTTACCGAGCCTATGTGATAGTTGTCttgctaatttctttttttattccattcctGGTAATGCTGTATTCTTTTATGGGCATACTCAACACCGTCCGCCACAATGCGGTTCGTATTCATAGCCACCCTGATAGCATATGCCTCAGCCAGGCCAGCAAACTTGGTCTCATGAGCTTACAGAGACCTTTTCAGATGAATATTGATATGAGCTTTAAAACTCGTGCCTTCACAACCATCTTGATTTTGTTCCTTGTCTTCATAGTCTGTTGGGCACCCTTCACCACTTACAGCCTTATAGCCACATTCAACAGCCACTTCTACTACAAGCACAACTTTTTTGAGATAAGCACTTGGCTCCTTTGGCTCTGCTACCTCAAGTCTGCACTGAACCCACTGATTTACTACTGGAGGATTAAGAAGTTTCATGATGCATGCTTGGACTTGATGCCCAAATACTTCAAGTTTTTGCCACAGCTACCCGGCCATACAAGGCGGCGCATTCGACCCAGTGCCATCTATGTGTGTGGGGAGCATCGGTCGGTAGTGTGA